The following are encoded together in the Cyanobacterium aponinum PCC 10605 genome:
- the dndC gene encoding DNA phosphorothioation system sulfurtransferase DndC translates to MNTQQIPLFPPRSLEELVNDIEMLTAEIQELYCQDSLPWIIGYSGGKDSSCILQLIWNAIASLPENKRHKKIYIITTDTQVENPVVAHWVKNCLERIKKTAQEKNMPFEPHLIYPAVKNTFWVCLIGKGYPAPRNGFRWCTERMKIQPAENFIKENVRCYGEVILVLGTRKAESITRARSMEKHAKGRFRERLNINSRLPNSYIYTPIEDWRTDEVWLYLLQYQNPWGGDNQDLFTLYRGATADNECPLVVDTSTPSCGDSRFGCWVCTMVSKDKSMEAMIQNDEDKDWLQPLLDLRNELDIRDDKDKRDFRRIYGKVELFTRNNGEEESIQPIHGPYLKQWREYWLRKLLEAQVSVQKNAPPQFQNLELITTEELSEIRRIWLEEKHEFEDSLPRIYQEVTGKEFFDPRVGAGNNLLGSEEWQLLEELCEGDAMHLELMTKLLDIERQFFTKVRRVGIYQALEKCFETSSRSQEDAIANAKYIQEVKEAAKSGDVKTLQQKLTWGSLKFTKS, encoded by the coding sequence ATGAATACTCAACAAATTCCACTTTTTCCCCCTCGCAGTTTAGAGGAATTGGTAAATGATATTGAAATGTTGACGGCGGAAATTCAAGAGCTATACTGTCAAGATTCTCTTCCTTGGATTATTGGTTATAGCGGGGGCAAAGATAGTTCCTGTATTTTACAACTAATCTGGAATGCGATCGCATCTTTACCAGAAAATAAACGCCACAAAAAAATCTATATAATTACAACAGATACACAGGTAGAGAATCCAGTGGTTGCCCATTGGGTGAAGAATTGTCTCGAAAGGATCAAAAAAACTGCACAAGAAAAAAATATGCCCTTCGAGCCTCATTTAATATATCCTGCGGTAAAAAACACTTTTTGGGTTTGTTTAATTGGCAAAGGCTACCCTGCTCCTCGTAATGGTTTTCGTTGGTGTACAGAAAGAATGAAAATCCAACCTGCGGAAAATTTTATCAAAGAAAATGTGCGTTGCTATGGAGAGGTAATTTTAGTTTTAGGCACTCGTAAAGCGGAAAGTATTACTAGGGCGAGAAGTATGGAAAAACACGCCAAGGGAAGATTTAGAGAACGTTTGAATATTAACTCTCGTTTGCCCAATTCCTATATTTATACACCCATTGAAGATTGGCGTACCGATGAAGTTTGGCTATATTTATTGCAATATCAAAATCCTTGGGGAGGAGATAATCAAGATTTATTTACTCTCTATCGAGGTGCTACTGCCGATAATGAATGCCCCTTAGTGGTGGATACTTCTACTCCTAGTTGTGGTGATTCTCGCTTTGGTTGTTGGGTATGCACGATGGTAAGTAAAGATAAATCCATGGAAGCAATGATTCAAAACGATGAAGATAAGGATTGGTTACAACCTTTGCTAGATTTGCGTAATGAATTAGATATTCGAGATGATAAAGATAAACGAGATTTTCGGCGTATTTATGGCAAAGTAGAATTATTTACCCGTAATAATGGAGAAGAAGAATCTATACAACCGATTCATGGTCCTTATCTCAAACAGTGGCGGGAATATTGGTTAAGAAAACTATTAGAAGCACAGGTAAGTGTTCAGAAAAATGCCCCCCCTCAATTCCAGAATTTAGAGTTAATTACCACAGAGGAGTTAAGCGAAATTCGTCGTATTTGGTTGGAGGAAAAGCACGAATTTGAGGATAGCTTACCCCGCATTTATCAAGAAGTAACAGGGAAAGAATTTTTTGATCCTCGTGTTGGGGCGGGAAATAATCTTTTGGGCAGTGAAGAATGGCAATTGCTAGAGGAATTGTGCGAGGGAGATGCTATGCACTTGGAATTAATGACCAAGTTACTTGATATTGAAAGACAATTTTTTACTAAGGTTCGTCGTGTCGGTATCTATCAAGCCCTTGAAAAATGCTTTGAAACCAGTTCTCGTTCTCAAGAAGATGCGATCGCAAATGCTAAGTATATTCAAGAAGTAAAAGAAGCAGCAAAGTCAGGAGATGTCAAGACTTTGCAACAAAAATTAACATGGGGTAGTTTAAAATTTACTAAATCTTAA
- a CDS encoding alpha/beta hydrolase yields MDIKYIKTSRTNSKYRLSSMQLLFFRCLGIVAFSSTMLGFVFPVNASEKVILKYGMWQESLPVSDMTVFCDTGEISTTLSYYIRLSNQSSDRINNVLCKPIAVNGVTLSKMLNNPVGGFILDLFGEVITTPSKKASRESLRGALVTSALENDDISIIEVLNNYPTNEVHLNGDRLVEFYRQVEDVLKIIPVNL; encoded by the coding sequence ATGGATATAAAATATATCAAAACATCTCGCACTAATAGCAAATATCGATTATCTTCAATGCAACTGCTTTTTTTTCGTTGTTTGGGGATTGTTGCTTTTTCTTCCACTATGTTAGGGTTTGTTTTCCCTGTAAATGCCTCAGAAAAAGTTATTCTTAAATATGGAATGTGGCAAGAATCTCTCCCTGTTTCCGATATGACGGTGTTCTGTGATACTGGCGAAATTTCTACTACTTTAAGTTATTATATCCGCTTATCGAATCAAAGTTCCGATCGCATCAATAATGTTTTATGTAAACCGATTGCGGTTAATGGGGTAACTCTTTCTAAAATGCTGAATAATCCTGTGGGTGGTTTTATTTTGGATTTATTTGGTGAGGTGATTACTACCCCTAGTAAAAAAGCCAGTCGAGAATCTTTGAGGGGGGCTTTAGTTACTTCTGCCCTAGAAAATGATGATATTAGTATTATAGAAGTATTAAACAATTATCCTACGAATGAAGTACACCTGAACGGCGATCGCCTTGTGGAATTTTACCGTCAGGTAGAAGATGTTTTAAAAATAATTCCTGTTAATCTATAG
- a CDS encoding TIGR04282 family arsenosugar biosynthesis glycosyltransferase: protein MKKKLIIFTRYPEIGKTKTRLIPAIGAEKACFFHKSMTEMTVKKTDKLKEIVDVDVSVYFAGGNQTLMKAWLGNNYNYYPQNGDNLGEKMYSAFADSFKNNFSHVVLIGTDCIDLDENILNDTFNQLNFYDLVIGKAEDGGYYLIALKQLKKELFTNIKWGTDSVFETTVETASQLKYSIYQLPTLRDIDRPEDLQYLESKIISEEK, encoded by the coding sequence ATGAAAAAAAAATTAATTATCTTCACTCGTTATCCAGAAATAGGTAAAACAAAAACTAGATTAATTCCAGCAATTGGAGCAGAAAAAGCCTGTTTTTTCCATAAGTCAATGACAGAAATGACGGTGAAAAAAACTGACAAATTAAAAGAAATAGTTGATGTGGATGTTAGTGTTTATTTTGCTGGTGGTAATCAAACTTTAATGAAAGCATGGTTGGGAAATAATTATAATTATTATCCTCAAAACGGCGATAATTTAGGAGAAAAAATGTATTCTGCTTTTGCTGATAGTTTCAAAAATAATTTCTCTCATGTGGTTTTAATCGGAACAGATTGTATTGATTTGGATGAAAATATCTTAAATGATACTTTTAATCAACTGAATTTTTATGATTTAGTCATAGGAAAAGCTGAAGATGGTGGCTATTATTTAATTGCTTTAAAACAGCTAAAAAAAGAATTATTTACTAATATAAAATGGGGGACTGATTCTGTTTTTGAAACCACAGTTGAGACTGCATCTCAATTAAAATATAGTATTTATCAATTACCTACTTTAAGAGACATCGATCGCCCCGAAGACTTACAATATTTAGAGAGTAAGATTATCAGTGAGGAAAAATGA
- a CDS encoding molecular chaperone DnaJ, whose product MDNLSIEQCYKILNIDNDLTLAEIDKHYYSLVAEKLKSGEKEELVSIRQAYLQLTEYKQKEQKNKEKTQTKQFDIYLTKTLNKELLYLGVRIKVESYPDHILLKFRNLTKIKKSQIVKLVYDYLTKLIKEETKIVLINFGHKNQIIWQTEFKILPNISPDKLANYNQDIFLAEAEIKTNTYALPIAFFIAFAINFIDPLVWFISVWIHELGHATLAWFSGYRAMVTFAATIVSFEHSLFVYFGILFLLLLTIYSTWKENKKYIIIFLVFLIFLQFILTWTISRSTYGMLLAFAGIGGEFYLSTLFIISFYWNLPQRFYWEFWRYIFLIWGMITFWGSWTRWQKIKVGKSQIPWGTFWSGRGDSGGDLNILRNQHDWGIERIINTYNTLGFICFLVILFVYFYNLWISNPNLRLRVNKMFSKF is encoded by the coding sequence ATGGATAACTTAAGCATTGAGCAATGCTATAAAATATTAAACATAGATAATGATCTTACTCTTGCTGAGATCGATAAGCACTACTATTCATTAGTAGCGGAAAAGTTAAAGTCTGGAGAAAAAGAAGAATTAGTTAGTATTCGTCAGGCATACCTACAATTAACAGAATATAAACAGAAAGAGCAGAAAAATAAAGAAAAAACGCAAACTAAACAATTTGACATTTACTTAACTAAAACTTTAAATAAAGAGTTACTGTATTTAGGGGTAAGAATAAAAGTTGAATCATATCCTGATCATATTCTCTTAAAATTTAGGAATTTGACTAAAATAAAAAAATCACAAATAGTTAAATTAGTTTATGATTATTTAACAAAATTAATTAAGGAAGAAACCAAAATAGTTTTAATAAATTTTGGTCATAAAAATCAGATTATTTGGCAAACAGAATTTAAAATACTACCAAATATTAGTCCCGATAAACTTGCTAATTATAATCAAGATATTTTCCTTGCAGAAGCAGAAATAAAAACTAATACTTATGCTTTACCCATCGCATTTTTTATTGCCTTTGCTATCAATTTTATCGATCCATTAGTATGGTTTATCAGTGTCTGGATTCATGAGTTAGGACACGCAACTTTAGCATGGTTTTCAGGTTATAGAGCGATGGTAACATTTGCGGCAACTATCGTTTCTTTCGAGCATTCTTTATTTGTTTATTTTGGTATTTTATTTTTGTTACTGTTAACTATCTATAGTACTTGGAAAGAAAACAAAAAATATATCATAATTTTTCTTGTATTTTTAATCTTTTTACAGTTTATTTTGACTTGGACTATATCCCGCTCTACTTATGGAATGTTATTAGCTTTTGCTGGTATTGGAGGGGAATTTTATTTAAGTACTCTTTTCATTATCAGTTTTTATTGGAATTTACCTCAACGTTTTTATTGGGAATTTTGGCGATATATTTTCCTTATTTGGGGAATGATCACTTTCTGGGGGAGTTGGACAAGATGGCAAAAAATAAAAGTTGGTAAAAGTCAAATTCCTTGGGGGACTTTTTGGAGTGGTAGAGGTGATTCTGGTGGAGATTTGAATATTTTAAGAAATCAACATGATTGGGGTATTGAACGAATTATTAACACTTATAATACTTTAGGTTTTATTTGTTTTTTAGTCATTTTATTCGTCTATTTTTATAACCTTTGGATTAGTAATCCCAATCTACGATTAAGAGTTAATAAAATGTTTTCAAAATTTTGA
- the moaA gene encoding GTP 3',8-cyclase MoaA, protein MNKVDYLRISLIDRCNFRCQYCMPEGEELKYLLSSEILSCSELLILLKEVFIPLGFTKFRLTGGEPLLRPDLREIIEEINLLPETQDIALTTNGYLLTEQAQILYDAGLRRINISLDSLNPKNFDLIIGRKNRNFWQKTWLGIQKAYEVGFNPLKLNVVIIPNINDHEILDLAQLTIDKNWHVRFIEFMPIGNEKLFTEKAWIPSEDIREMIRKKWGLEEANILGHGPADVFKIPNSKGTLGFISQMSECFCDRCNRIRLSADGWLRPCLLNETGQINLKNDLRKGITTEEIRKKVADLLLIKPEINFKERNSGTDSGIYKRTMSQIGG, encoded by the coding sequence GTGAATAAAGTCGATTATCTTCGTATTAGTCTTATCGATAGGTGTAATTTTCGTTGTCAGTATTGTATGCCTGAAGGAGAAGAATTAAAATACCTTTTATCTTCAGAGATTCTTTCGTGTTCAGAATTATTAATATTGTTAAAAGAGGTATTTATTCCCTTGGGTTTCACTAAATTTCGTTTGACTGGGGGAGAACCTTTATTGCGCCCAGATTTACGAGAAATAATCGAAGAAATTAATCTTTTACCTGAGACACAGGATATTGCTTTAACTACTAATGGTTATTTATTAACAGAACAAGCACAGATTTTGTATGATGCTGGTTTAAGGAGAATTAATATTAGTTTAGACTCTCTTAATCCGAAAAATTTTGATCTTATTATTGGGAGGAAAAATCGTAATTTTTGGCAAAAAACGTGGTTAGGAATACAGAAGGCTTATGAAGTAGGATTTAATCCTTTAAAGTTAAATGTGGTGATTATTCCTAATATTAATGATCATGAAATTTTAGATTTAGCTCAATTAACCATTGATAAAAATTGGCACGTTAGATTTATTGAATTTATGCCCATTGGCAATGAAAAATTATTCACTGAAAAAGCATGGATTCCCTCAGAGGATATTAGAGAAATGATCAGGAAAAAATGGGGTTTAGAAGAGGCAAATATTTTGGGGCATGGTCCAGCAGATGTATTTAAAATACCTAATAGTAAGGGGACATTAGGTTTTATTTCACAAATGTCAGAGTGCTTTTGCGATCGCTGTAATAGAATTAGGCTTTCTGCGGATGGTTGGTTAAGACCTTGTTTATTGAATGAAACTGGACAAATTAATTTAAAAAATGATTTGAGAAAAGGAATTACAACGGAAGAAATAAGAAAAAAAGTAGCTGATTTATTATTAATAAAGCCTGAAATAAATTTTAAAGAAAGAAATTCTGGTACTGATAGTGGTATTTATAAACGTACGATGTCTCAAATAGGAGGTTAG
- a CDS encoding DUF2237 family protein, whose translation MTNSRNVYGKPLKTCCTSPMTGFYRSGCCDTGLEDRGLHTVCAQVTEEFLLYSKKQGNDLITPVSMFNFPGLKAGDKWCLCVSRWVEALKAGFAPPIILEATHEKTLEFVPLEILQEYSID comes from the coding sequence ATGACTAACTCCAGAAACGTCTATGGAAAACCCTTAAAAACTTGTTGCACATCACCAATGACAGGATTTTATCGTAGCGGTTGTTGTGACACAGGATTAGAAGATAGAGGTTTACATACCGTATGCGCACAGGTAACAGAAGAATTTTTGCTTTACAGCAAGAAACAAGGTAATGACTTAATTACCCCCGTGTCGATGTTTAATTTTCCCGGTTTAAAAGCAGGGGATAAATGGTGTTTATGTGTTAGTCGTTGGGTAGAAGCCCTAAAAGCAGGATTTGCACCCCCAATTATCCTTGAGGCTACCCATGAAAAAACCCTTGAGTTTGTCCCATTAGAAATATTACAGGAATACTCTATAGATTAA
- a CDS encoding DUF2062 domain-containing protein: MNKKQFRKKDYPWKRYGKYYKWKLLRLREHPHKIARGFAVGVFSGCLPLMGLQFLISLLLAFIVRGNKFTALMGTWISNPFTYVPLFIFNFHVGKIILGFFISNQDLQFNWQSWREFAQMGTEITVTLLFGSVIVGIVFATIAYHFILRLLYHWKKNKL; the protein is encoded by the coding sequence TTGAATAAAAAGCAATTTAGAAAAAAAGATTATCCATGGAAAAGATATGGAAAATATTATAAATGGAAGTTACTAAGATTAAGGGAACATCCCCATAAAATTGCGAGAGGCTTTGCGGTAGGAGTCTTTTCCGGATGCTTACCCCTAATGGGTTTGCAATTTTTAATAAGTCTTTTATTAGCTTTTATAGTCAGAGGAAATAAATTCACAGCTTTAATGGGTACTTGGATTAGTAATCCCTTTACCTATGTCCCTTTATTTATATTTAATTTTCATGTGGGTAAAATTATCTTAGGTTTTTTTATCAGTAATCAAGACTTACAATTTAATTGGCAATCATGGCGTGAATTTGCACAAATGGGAACGGAAATAACTGTCACTCTATTATTTGGATCTGTCATTGTAGGAATAGTTTTTGCTACCATTGCTTATCATTTTATATTACGTTTACTATATCATTGGAAAAAAAACAAATTATAA
- the purB gene encoding adenylosuccinate lyase codes for MIERYTLPEMGAIWTDEYRLKTWLQVEIAVCEAQAELGKIPAEAVEEIKAKANFDVKRVLEIEAEVRHDVIAFLTNVNEYVGDAGRYIHLGMTSSDMLDTALALQMVASLNLILECVEETIQAIRYQAQKHRYTIMVGRSHGIHAEPITFGFKLAGWLAEMRRHRDRLVKLRQDVAVGQISGAVGTYANIDPQIEAIACSKLGLQPDTASTQVISRDRHGEFVQQLALLAASLERFAVEIRNLQRTDVLEVEEYFSKGQKGSSAMPHKRNPIRSERITGMARIIRGNAVAALENVALWHERDISHSSVERVILPDTCILTHFMLKETTNLVQNLLVYPENMARNMNVYGGVIFSQKVLLALVSKGMSREDAYRVVQGCAHQAWNTENGNFRKLIENNNEVTELLSQEDINTCFDPNQHLANLDVIYERLGI; via the coding sequence GTGATTGAACGCTATACTTTGCCCGAAATGGGGGCTATCTGGACAGACGAGTATCGATTGAAAACTTGGTTACAAGTAGAGATTGCCGTGTGCGAAGCTCAAGCAGAATTAGGTAAAATTCCTGCGGAGGCGGTAGAGGAAATTAAAGCAAAAGCTAACTTTGATGTAAAGCGAGTATTGGAAATTGAAGCGGAAGTTCGCCACGATGTAATTGCTTTTTTGACTAATGTAAATGAATATGTAGGAGATGCGGGAAGATATATTCATTTGGGCATGACCAGTTCTGATATGCTAGATACTGCTTTAGCATTACAGATGGTAGCAAGTTTAAACTTGATTTTGGAGTGTGTGGAAGAAACGATCCAAGCTATTCGTTATCAAGCCCAAAAACATCGTTATACTATCATGGTGGGGCGTTCCCATGGTATTCATGCTGAACCCATTACATTTGGCTTTAAATTGGCTGGTTGGTTAGCAGAAATGCGTCGTCACCGCGATCGCCTCGTCAAATTACGTCAGGATGTTGCTGTAGGACAAATTTCGGGAGCAGTGGGAACTTATGCAAACATCGATCCCCAAATAGAAGCGATCGCCTGTTCTAAACTAGGATTACAACCTGACACCGCTTCCACTCAAGTTATATCGCGCGATCGCCATGGGGAATTTGTACAGCAATTAGCATTATTAGCGGCTTCCTTAGAACGTTTTGCCGTAGAAATTCGTAACCTACAACGTACCGATGTTTTAGAAGTAGAAGAATACTTTTCCAAAGGGCAAAAAGGTTCATCGGCAATGCCCCATAAACGTAATCCCATTCGTAGTGAAAGAATTACGGGTATGGCAAGAATTATCAGAGGAAATGCAGTTGCGGCTTTAGAAAACGTTGCTTTATGGCACGAAAGAGATATTTCTCATAGTTCAGTAGAAAGAGTCATTCTTCCTGACACTTGTATTTTGACTCATTTTATGCTCAAAGAAACCACTAATCTTGTGCAAAATCTCCTAGTTTATCCTGAGAATATGGCAAGAAATATGAATGTTTATGGTGGGGTTATTTTTTCGCAAAAAGTCCTTTTGGCATTGGTAAGCAAAGGCATGAGTAGAGAAGATGCTTATCGAGTAGTTCAAGGATGCGCTCATCAAGCATGGAATACTGAAAACGGTAATTTCCGTAAACTGATTGAGAATAATAATGAAGTCACAGAATTATTATCACAAGAAGATATTAATACCTGCTTTGACCCTAATCAACATTTAGCAAATCTTGATGTTATTTATGAAAGATTAGGAATTTAA
- the petN gene encoding cytochrome b6-f complex subunit PetN — MDILTLGWVGILSLFTWSIAMVVWGRKGF, encoded by the coding sequence ATGGATATTCTTACATTAGGATGGGTAGGCATTTTATCTCTTTTCACATGGTCGATCGCAATGGTAGTATGGGGGCGTAAAGGCTTTTAA
- a CDS encoding efflux RND transporter periplasmic adaptor subunit: MTVSNSEKQKNPLPWIFGIMTGGILLIVGIAYSSINRPKTSNIIDQYTVTVQRENIALEIQASGTVEPIQSVNISPKNPGRIVKLLVDQGVIVKKGQPIAVMENEELYVQGIQAEARLKEAQSALQETDIRIQGEIQALSAQLAQAVARLEESKQRIPKQMDQVRSQLKEAESRLRLAETQLKRNENLLKEGAISQDQFDQLANQYLVAQADIQEVLQRLQELQATEDPEIKRLEASVGEVKIALEERQVRRQAEIEKLKANVESAKADLEIAKIQYQDSFITAPFDGIITQRFATEGAFVTPTTSASSTASATSTSIVALARGLEIVAKVPEIDLNQIQIGQPVEIVADAYPNQTFQGVVRAIAPEAIIEQNVTSFEVKIDILTGKEKLLSKMNVEVNFIGRQLDNVLVVPTVAIVTEKGQTGVMIPNQENEPEFQPITIGASVDDKTQVLSGVMPGQKVFIDLPPSQQPKSE; this comes from the coding sequence ATGACCGTGAGTAACTCAGAAAAACAAAAAAATCCTCTTCCTTGGATTTTTGGAATAATGACTGGTGGTATTTTATTAATAGTAGGGATTGCCTATTCCTCGATAAATCGTCCTAAAACTTCCAATATCATTGATCAATATACTGTTACTGTTCAAAGAGAAAATATTGCTCTGGAAATTCAAGCCAGTGGTACAGTAGAACCCATTCAGAGCGTCAATATCAGTCCCAAAAATCCCGGACGCATTGTTAAATTATTAGTTGATCAAGGGGTGATTGTCAAAAAAGGTCAACCAATAGCGGTCATGGAAAATGAAGAATTATACGTTCAAGGAATTCAAGCGGAAGCCAGACTTAAGGAAGCTCAATCCGCCTTGCAAGAAACGGACATAAGAATACAAGGTGAAATACAAGCATTATCCGCTCAATTAGCCCAAGCAGTCGCACGATTAGAAGAATCAAAACAAAGAATACCCAAACAAATGGATCAAGTGCGATCGCAACTTAAAGAAGCTGAATCACGATTAAGACTAGCAGAAACCCAACTCAAAAGAAACGAAAATCTTTTAAAAGAAGGTGCAATCAGTCAAGATCAATTTGACCAACTAGCGAATCAATATTTAGTAGCCCAAGCCGACATTCAAGAGGTTTTACAAAGGTTGCAAGAATTACAAGCCACAGAAGATCCAGAAATAAAACGTTTAGAAGCATCTGTTGGTGAAGTCAAAATCGCCCTTGAAGAAAGACAAGTAAGAAGACAAGCAGAAATTGAAAAGCTAAAAGCTAATGTGGAATCAGCAAAAGCTGATTTAGAAATCGCAAAAATTCAATATCAAGATAGCTTTATTACTGCCCCTTTTGACGGTATTATCACCCAAAGATTTGCCACTGAAGGTGCTTTCGTTACTCCTACCACATCAGCATCGAGTACTGCTTCTGCCACTTCTACATCTATCGTTGCCCTAGCTAGAGGATTAGAAATTGTCGCTAAAGTCCCAGAAATAGACCTCAATCAAATTCAAATAGGTCAACCCGTCGAAATTGTTGCCGATGCTTATCCCAATCAAACATTTCAAGGAGTAGTAAGAGCGATCGCCCCTGAAGCCATCATCGAACAAAACGTCACTTCTTTTGAAGTCAAAATAGATATTCTTACGGGAAAAGAAAAATTACTGTCCAAAATGAATGTGGAAGTTAACTTTATTGGTAGGCAACTAGATAATGTATTAGTTGTACCGACAGTGGCAATTGTTACAGAAAAAGGGCAAACAGGAGTCATGATACCTAACCAAGAAAACGAACCCGAATTTCAACCTATAACTATCGGAGCATCCGTTGACGACAAAACTCAAGTGTTAAGCGGTGTAATGCCTGGACAAAAAGTATTCATTGACCTTCCGCCTAGCCAGCAACCAAAAAGCGAATAA
- a CDS encoding Spx/MgsR family RNA polymerase-binding regulatory protein, translating into MTLYVYGIPNCGTCKKAIQWLEENNVTYQFINTKENPPQEKMIKEWVNTLGVKSMRNTSGMSYRALGEEKNSWTEADWIKAFAKDAMLLKRPLFVKNNQAVLVGFRANEAVKKEKLCT; encoded by the coding sequence ATGACCCTTTATGTATATGGTATTCCCAATTGTGGAACGTGTAAAAAAGCCATACAGTGGCTAGAGGAAAATAATGTTACTTACCAGTTCATTAATACTAAAGAAAATCCTCCCCAAGAAAAAATGATAAAAGAGTGGGTAAATACTTTAGGTGTAAAGTCCATGCGTAACACATCGGGGATGTCTTATCGGGCATTAGGCGAAGAAAAAAACTCTTGGACAGAAGCAGATTGGATTAAGGCATTTGCCAAAGATGCTATGCTATTGAAAAGACCTTTATTTGTGAAAAATAATCAGGCTGTATTAGTTGGTTTTCGAGCAAATGAGGCTGTCAAGAAAGAAAAACTATGTACCTAG